A stretch of Gadus chalcogrammus isolate NIFS_2021 chromosome 9, NIFS_Gcha_1.0, whole genome shotgun sequence DNA encodes these proteins:
- the tshz3a gene encoding teashirt homolog 3, whose amino-acid sequence MPRRKQEAPKRAAAYSPEDGPEPAAGDEEGKAEGPVPAPRGDPPVTDDLVEHGREATKEPGCDHESVGTAEYSVPEMDSDSHVSEASDRLSDFESPSIKAESSPVVASTNGAAPLSLPPVIGMDTLEQMKAIYSSFLTSSLWSPLNFVPTPTQAPPTVPVEKQSRSNSTSSSSSCSSNSYDWHQSAIAKTLQQNTLQSRIPAQGSEGSLFSTVQLHRQNPRLFGSIFTGASKFRCKGCSAAYDTLVDLTVHMNDTGHYRDDNHDRAGNGSKRWSKPRKRSLLEMEGKEDAQKVLKCMYCGHSFESLQDLSVHMIKTKHYQKVPLKEPVAPVAAKIISSKKRGYVGLDLTAAPRSREGTPKGKHSQADHSESTQRASPYTNTNNRHGHQNGASYAWQFESNKAQILKCMECGSSHNTLQELRSHMMVTGHFLRVTNSVGKRAKPFAESTSPSPARIATPTEERVQSVPLAPSTFSPPPPTTAATSPAASPPPLKEIKKEEVEEECTTDEPIINEKESIREEKDFDGEKEEKFDITKYNYLTEEDLKGSPKGGLDILKSLENTVTTAINKAQSGNPSWGGYPSIHAAYQFPNALKLAHVNTDKSTLMKYMFTGEGTLSSLAKNQPLISPPSTQSSPLPNNNFQAMEELVKKVSEKVAKVEQRVRRSSPKTELRLSPCSSETAESTKGVGADLPHDWRSVTPANSEKGSYDDRASPATEPKRDATVTSPPAPALNSSTTIITGHPPPEQPFVNPLSALQSVMNIHLGKAAKPSLSNQDPLSLLSRLSQSMAERAAVAAPQTQPKKPESIVDRSISKPSDDQPMDLTKGKNDRNSSLGSTPLTPCSAASSISPCSIVTPAKLTVVSPYTSSSPLHENALSDISDMLRNLTQSQDVAKPPSRSRIPDRGPVVGSTAEDAEGALHGHKRKGRHSNWNPQHLLLLQAQFASSLKQTAEGKYLINDLSPQERMHVSRFTGLSMTTISHWLANVKYQLRRTGRTKFLKNLDSGQPVFYCGDCASQIRTPAAYICHLEAHLGFRIKDLAKMSPKQTVRDSQALTEKLLPMESFIPPQSLDDSSSNGTVYHCQLCIRKFASKHAIKLHLSKSHGKSPEDHLLYVCELEKH is encoded by the coding sequence CCTATTCTCCCGAGGATGGACCTGAGCCCGCTGCAGGTGACGAGGAGGGGAAGGCGGAGGGCCCGGTTCCGGCCCCCCGGGGTGACCCCCCTGTGACTGATGACTTGGTCGAACATGGCAGGGAGGCGACTAAAGAGCCGGGGTGTGACCATGAATCAGTCGGGACCGCGGAGTACTCTGTTCCCGAGATGGACAGCGACTCGCACGTGAGCGAAGCCAGCGACCGTCTCTCAGACTTTGAAAGCCCCTCCATTAAGGCCGAGAGCAGCCCGGTGGTGGCGTCCACCAATGGAGCGGCGCCGCTGTCGCTGCCTCCTGTGATCGGCATGGACACTCTGGAGCAAATGAAGGCCATCTATTCAAGTTTCCTGACCAGCTCCCTGTGGTCACCCCTGAACTTTGTCCCCACGCCGACCCAGGCGCCGCCCACGGTTCCCGTGGAGAAGCAGTCTCGTAGCAACAGcaccagtagcagcagcagttgcAGCAGTAACAGCTATGATTGGCACCAAAGCGCCATAGCCAAAACACTTCAGCAGAACACTCTGCAGAGCCGCATCCCAGCCCAAGGCTCTGAAGGCAGCCTGTTCAGCACGGTCCAACTGCACAGACAGAACCCCAGGCTGTTTGGTTCCATCTTCACAGGGGCCAGTAAGTTCCGCTGTAAGGGCTGCAGCGCTGCGTACGACACCCTGGTGGATCTGACGGTGCACATGAACGACACTGGCCACTACCGCGACGACAACCACGACCGGGCTGGGAACGGTTCAAAGCGTTGGTCCAAGCCCCGTAAGCGTTCCCTACTGGAAATGGAAGGCAAGGAGGACGCCCAGAAGGTCCTGAAGTGTATGTACTGCGGCCATTCGTTTGAGTCCCTCCAGGACCTCAGTGTCCATATGATCAAGACCAAACACTACCAGAAAGTGCCTCTCAAGGAGCCTGTGGCCCCTGTGGCAGCCAAAATAATCTCCTCAAAGAAAAGGGGATACGTGGGGTTGGATCTCACTGCAGCCCCACGGTCTAGAGAAGGAACCCCGAAAGGAAAGCACTCACAGGCGGATCACAGCGAATCAACGCAGAGGGCCTCCCCTTACACTAACACCAATAACCGCCACGGACACCAAAACGGTGCCAGCTATGCTTGGCAGTTTGAGTCTAACAAGGCCCAGATCCTCAAGTGCATGGAGTGTGGCAGCTCCCATAACACACTGCAAGAGCTGCGGTCACATATGATGGTGACCGGTCACTTCTTGAGGGTGACTAACTCGGTTGGCAAGAGAGCCAAGCCTTTTGCAGAGTCCACCTCCCCTAGCCCAGCTAGAATTGCCACCCCAACAGAGGAAAGGGTGCAGTCGGTCCCACTGGCACCTTCCACCttttcccctcccccacccacgaCTGCTGCCACTTCCCCtgccgcctccccccctcctctcaaaGAGATCAAGAAGGAGGAGGTAGAAGAAGAGTGCACCACTGATGAACCTATCATAAATGAGAAAGAGTCAATTAGGGAGGAGAAGGATTTtgacggagagaaagaggaaaagtTTGACATCACTAAATATAATTATCTCACTGAGGAGGATCTCAAAGGAAGTCCCAAGGGGGGGTTAGACATCCTCAAGTCCCTAGAAAACACTGTAACAACTGCGATTAACAAGGCCCAGAGTGGTAACCCTAGCTGGGGAGGCTACCCTAGCATCCATGCAGCCTACCAGTTCCCCAATGCCCTTAAACTCGCCCATGTCAACACTGACAAGAGCACCCTGATGAAGTATATGTTCACCGGGGAAGGAACCCTCTCCTCCCTAGCGAAGAACCAGCCTCTAATTTCTCCACCCTCAACCcagtcctcccccctccctaatAACAACTTCCAGGCCATGGAAGAGCTGGTTAAAAAGGTCAGCGAGAAAGTGGCCAAAGTGGAGCAGAGGGTGAGAAGGTCCTCCCCGAAGACAGAGCTGCGGCTCTCTCCCTGCAGCAGTGAAACAGCAGAGTCCACAAAGGGAGTGGGAGCTGACTTGCCTCACGACTGGAGGTCGGTAACTCCAGCAAACAGTGAAAAGGGAAGCTACGACGACCGTGCCTCCCCGGCAACCGAACCCAAGCGGGACGCGACCGTGACGTCTCCACCGGCACCCGCCCTGAACAGCAGCACTACCATTATCACTGGTCATCCTCCCCCAGAACAGCCATTCGTCAACCCTCTAAGTGCACTTCAGTCTGTGATGAACATTCACTTGGGCAAGGCGGCCAAGCCCTCGCTGTCGAACCAAGATCCACTGAGCCTCCTCTCCAGGCTGAGCCAGAGCATGGCTGAAAGGGCTGCTGTGGCAGCTCCCCAAACCCAGCCCAAAAAGCCTGAATCCATTGTGGACCGTAGCATTTCCAAGCCCAGTGACGACCAACCAATGGATCTGACGAAAGGCAAAAATGACAGAAACAGCTCCCTGGGTTCCACCCCTCTGACCCCATGTTCAGCCGCCTCTTCCATCTCCCCATGCTCAATAGTTACCCCTGCTAAGCTAACAGTGGTGTCTCCTTACACATCCAGCAGCCCTCTACACGAGAACGCCTTGTCCGACATCTCCGACATGCTGAGAAACCTGACGCAGTCCCAGGATGTGGCTAAGCCACCGTCAAGGTCACGGATCCCGGACAGGGGTCCGGTCGTGGGCTCCACCGCAGAGGATGCGGAGGGGGCTCTGCACGGCCACAAGCGCAAAGGCCGACATTCCAACTGGAATCCCCAGCACCTGCTCCTCCTACAGGCCCAGTTTGCGTCCAGCCTGAAACAGACCGCAGAGGGGAAGTACCTCATCAATGACCTAAGCCCACAGGAGAGGATGCATGTTTCCCGTTTCACAGGCCTATCGATGACTACTATCAGCCACTGGCTGGCTAATGTCAAATACCAGCTGAGAAGAACTGGCAGAACCAAGTTCCTGAAAAACCTGGATTCAGGGCAGCCGGTGTTCTACTGCGGCGACTGCGCCTCACAGATCCGTACCCCAGCAGCATATATATGTCATTTGGAGGCTCACTTGGGTTTTAGAATCAAAGACCTCGCCAAGATGTCCCCCAAACAGACTGTTAGGGACTCCCAGGCTCTGACGGAAAAACTCTTGCCCATGGAGTCTTTCATCCCTCCCCAATCACTGGATGACAGCAGTAGTAATGGGACAGTGTACCATTGCCAGCTCTGTATCCGTAAATTTGCCAGTAAGCACGCTATCAAGCTCCACCTCAGCAAGAGCCATGGGAAGTCCCCAGAGGACCATCTGCTATATGTGTGTGAGCTAGAGAAACACTAA